Genomic DNA from Candidatus Nitrosopumilus koreensis AR1:
AAAGGACATAAGATCATACTCTCTAGAGTTAGACTATCAGGCTAGCTCACCAAAAAACCAAGTGATTGACATTACTGATTCAAAACTAACAAGAGATAATCACAATAATCTAATGATTACAGGAACTGTTGTCAACAACGGAGAGATTACAGCAAACACAATATCAGTGATTGCGACACTTTATGATAAACAAGGAAATGTGGCAGCAGTGTCAAAAGCAAATCCCGAACCAGATTATCTAAGAGCAGAAGACAGTGCATTCTTCTTATTATCAGTTTCAGACAAAATCCAGACTAGGGAAATTAACGATTATACTTTGATTGCAGAATCAGAAGAGTATGCAGCAGTACCAGAATTTCCCATAGGCACAGTCATTTTGTTGATTCTAACATTATCAGCATATATTGGAATTACAAGGTACTCAGGCAGAATCATAACAAACCTCTTTTCTGCAACAAATCTAAAGTAGGAAAAAGTTCTTTGACTAATTCTTCTTTTTTAAGAGAAGTGGGTTGAGAAAATAAAATAGGAAAAGTGATAGTCAGCATATCTTGATCAGTATGTGAAATTCGAACAGAATGAAACTCACAATTTATTTCAGATAAAACAGAATTCCATTTTTGTATGTGTGTTTCTACTCTAGATACATTTTCTTGTACATTTGAAATATTAGTATCTAAATCTCTATCAAATAGTCCAAATTTTACTAGAGGTACCATTATCATCCCTCTGGAAATCTTATCATGGTTTTTTAACATAGATGAGATAATTTGTTCAGCATTTTCTTTTAGATATATATCACCATAATCAGGATCAAAATAACCAGCAATCATTTTTTTTGAATCATATATACGAAAATATTCTTCATCAAGTTCCAGCTTCCACAACATCTAAAAATCAATCCATGAATAAATAAACGATTAACCAAAGATAGTTAAATAAACAAAAAATAAAGAAAGGCATGGCAATCTCAAAAGAAAATAAAGATTTCATCGACAGTTTAGTTGATTACTACATCAGCGAATCAGAAGCATACACTCAGATTGCAGAAAATTTTGTTCCCGAAGTAGAATCCATACCAGATACAACTTTTGGAATCATCACAGGATGCGTATATTCAGGATTTTTACAGGCATATCAAAACCAAC
This window encodes:
- a CDS encoding DUF3426 domain-containing protein, which encodes MIVEKIFIIGIIFASMVPMIFADVYIQNDQQYIGDDGSFHIVGEIVNNLEVPLNQISVQISLFDENQKIIQKKETKSLVNTVMPGMKGPFDLILTNNEAKDIRSYSLELDYQASSPKNQVIDITDSKLTRDNHNNLMITGTVVNNGEITANTISVIATLYDKQGNVAAVSKANPEPDYLRAEDSAFFLLSVSDKIQTREINDYTLIAESEEYAAVPEFPIGTVILLILTLSAYIGITRYSGRIITNLFSATNLK